From Streptomyces chrestomyceticus JCM 4735, one genomic window encodes:
- a CDS encoding TIGR00730 family Rossman fold protein, whose product MASPEEERAWEEQRLGPVVRRRDQVQKGTTDQRLLDTAEGDTDWVHTDPWRVMRIQSEFVEGFGALAELPSAISVFGSARTPVGSPEYETGVALGRALVEAGFAVITGGGPGVMEAANRGAREAKGVSVGLGIELPFEQGMNPHVDIGVNFRYFFVRKTMFVKYAQGFVVLPGGMGTLDELFEALTLVQTRKVTRFPIVLFGTEYWGGLVDWLRDTVVAQGKASEHDLLLFHVTDDVDEAVALVSKETGK is encoded by the coding sequence ATGGCCAGCCCCGAGGAAGAGCGGGCGTGGGAGGAACAGCGCCTGGGACCCGTGGTGCGCCGACGCGACCAGGTGCAGAAGGGCACCACGGACCAGCGGCTGCTGGACACCGCCGAAGGCGACACGGACTGGGTGCACACCGACCCCTGGCGGGTCATGCGCATCCAGTCGGAGTTCGTGGAGGGCTTTGGCGCACTGGCCGAACTGCCGAGCGCCATCAGCGTTTTCGGCTCGGCCCGGACACCCGTCGGATCGCCCGAGTACGAGACGGGCGTCGCGCTCGGCCGGGCGCTGGTGGAGGCCGGCTTCGCGGTGATCACCGGCGGCGGGCCCGGCGTGATGGAGGCCGCCAACCGGGGCGCCAGGGAGGCCAAGGGCGTCTCCGTCGGCCTGGGCATCGAGCTGCCCTTCGAACAGGGCATGAACCCGCACGTCGACATCGGCGTCAACTTCCGCTACTTCTTCGTCCGCAAGACGATGTTCGTGAAGTACGCGCAGGGGTTCGTCGTGCTGCCCGGCGGCATGGGCACCCTCGACGAGCTGTTCGAGGCGCTGACCCTCGTCCAGACGCGCAAGGTCACCCGCTTCCCGATCGTGCTCTTCGGTACGGAGTACTGGGGCGGCCTGGTCGACTGGCTGCGGGACACGGTGGTCGCGCAGGGCAAGGCGTCCGAGCACGACCTGCTGCTCTTCCACGTCACCGACGACGTGGACGAGGCGGTCGCGCTGGTGTCCAAGGAGACCGGGAAGTAG
- the folP gene encoding dihydropteroate synthase, with protein sequence MLRLGNREFAGHEPVIMAIVNRTPDSFYDQGATFTDEPALARVEQAVAEGAAIIDIGGVKAGPGAEVSAEEEARRTVGFVAEVRKRFPDVVISVDTWRHDVGEAVCEAGADLLNDAWGGVDPKLAEVAARYGAGLVCTHAGGVEPRTRPHRTAYEDVMADILRVTLGLAERAVELGVRRDAIMIDPGHDFGKNTRHSLEATRRLGEMTDTGWPVLVSLSNKDFVGETLDRPVKERLIGTLATTAVSAWLGAQVYRVHEVAETRQVLDMVASIAGHRPPAVARRGLA encoded by the coding sequence ATGCTGCGGCTGGGGAATCGAGAGTTCGCCGGGCACGAGCCGGTGATCATGGCCATCGTGAACAGGACCCCGGACTCCTTCTACGACCAGGGGGCCACCTTCACGGACGAGCCCGCGCTCGCCCGGGTGGAGCAGGCGGTGGCCGAGGGCGCCGCGATCATCGACATCGGCGGGGTGAAGGCGGGCCCCGGCGCGGAGGTCAGCGCCGAGGAGGAGGCCCGGCGCACGGTCGGCTTCGTCGCCGAGGTGCGCAAGCGGTTCCCGGACGTGGTGATCAGCGTGGACACCTGGCGGCACGATGTCGGCGAGGCGGTCTGCGAGGCCGGCGCGGATCTGCTAAACGACGCGTGGGGCGGGGTGGACCCGAAGCTGGCCGAGGTCGCGGCGCGCTACGGCGCCGGTCTGGTGTGCACCCACGCGGGTGGCGTGGAGCCGCGTACCCGCCCGCACCGGACGGCGTACGAGGACGTGATGGCGGACATCCTGCGGGTGACGCTCGGACTGGCCGAGCGGGCGGTGGAGCTGGGCGTACGCCGCGACGCGATCATGATCGACCCGGGGCACGACTTCGGGAAGAACACCCGGCACAGCCTGGAGGCGACGCGCCGGCTGGGCGAGATGACGGACACGGGCTGGCCGGTGCTGGTCTCGCTGTCCAACAAGGACTTCGTCGGCGAGACGCTGGACCGTCCCGTCAAGGAACGGCTCATCGGGACGCTGGCCACGACCGCGGTCTCGGCCTGGCTGGGCGCACAGGTCTACCGCGTCCACGAGGTCGCCGAGACGCGGCAGGTCCTGGACATGGTGGCGTCCATCGCGGGCCACCGGCCCCCGGCGGTCGCCCGCCGGGGACTTGCCTAG
- the dapE gene encoding succinyl-diaminopimelate desuccinylase — protein METATQTPALDLSLDAAELTAQLVDIPSVSRDEKAIADAVEHALRALPHLTVERDGNCIVARTDQGHAERVVLAGHLDTVPIADNVPSRLDEHGVLWGCGTTDMKSGVAVQLRIAATVPAPNRDLTFIFYDMEEIAAEFNGLGRLAEEHPDWLAGDFAVLLESSNTEVEGGCQGTLRVLLRTEGERAHSARSWMGSNAIHAAAPILARLASYEPRRAVIDGLEYREGLNAVRIEGGVAGNVIPDTCTVSVNFRYAPDRSEQEALDHVREVFADCGVAEMIVDDHSPGALPGLSHPAAAAFMKAVGGVAKPKFGWTDVSRFSALGVPAVNYGPGDPVLAHKKDERVAVERILHCEERLRSWLTA, from the coding sequence ATGGAGACCGCTACGCAGACCCCCGCACTGGACCTCTCCCTCGACGCGGCCGAGCTCACCGCTCAGCTCGTCGACATCCCCTCCGTCAGCCGGGACGAGAAGGCCATCGCGGACGCCGTCGAGCACGCGCTGCGCGCGCTCCCGCACCTGACGGTGGAGCGCGACGGCAACTGCATCGTCGCGCGCACGGACCAGGGCCACGCCGAGCGGGTCGTGCTGGCCGGTCACCTGGACACCGTGCCGATCGCGGACAACGTGCCGTCCCGGCTCGACGAGCACGGCGTCCTGTGGGGCTGCGGCACCACCGACATGAAGTCCGGCGTCGCCGTGCAGTTGCGCATCGCCGCCACCGTCCCCGCGCCCAACCGGGACCTGACCTTCATCTTCTACGACATGGAGGAGATCGCCGCCGAGTTCAACGGCCTCGGGCGGCTGGCCGAGGAGCACCCGGACTGGCTGGCGGGCGACTTCGCCGTCCTGCTGGAGTCCTCGAACACCGAGGTCGAGGGCGGCTGCCAGGGCACGCTGCGGGTGCTGCTGCGCACCGAGGGCGAGCGGGCCCACTCGGCGCGGAGCTGGATGGGCAGCAACGCGATCCACGCGGCGGCGCCGATCCTCGCCCGCCTGGCGTCCTACGAGCCGCGCCGGGCCGTCATCGACGGCCTCGAATACCGCGAGGGCCTGAACGCCGTACGGATCGAGGGCGGCGTGGCGGGCAACGTCATCCCCGACACCTGCACCGTCTCGGTCAACTTCCGTTACGCGCCGGACCGCAGCGAACAGGAGGCGCTCGACCACGTGCGGGAGGTCTTCGCGGACTGCGGCGTCGCCGAGATGATCGTCGACGACCACTCGCCGGGCGCGCTGCCGGGCCTGTCGCACCCCGCGGCCGCCGCCTTCATGAAGGCGGTCGGCGGCGTCGCGAAGCCCAAGTTCGGCTGGACGGACGTCTCGCGCTTCAGCGCCCTGGGCGTGCCCGCGGTGAACTACGGTCCCGGCGACCCCGTACTGGCGCACAAGAAGGACGAACGGGTCGCCGTCGAGCGGATTCTGCACTGCGAGGAACGGCTGCGGTCCTGGCTCACCGCGTAA
- a CDS encoding heavy metal transporter, producing MSPQSSAPSRGTRGKRLLRAGAAFAVLVGLGVYLLVQYMTGGPGAPRCSVRAADGGQPYEISPEQAANAATISAVGSARGLPQRAVTIALATAMQESGLRNIGFGDRDSVGLFQQRPSQDWGTVEQIMDPVYSAGEFYTHLVKVPGYSRLPLTVAAQKVQRSGFPQAYAKHEPDAALLTGALTGRDGAAMTCSVNRPADQKRPGGTDAVRKKLVREFGPDVLPHTDGAAPGGKDGGKDGGRVLTVPVRPVSHGDADDAADSGVAGVSSGQGQAGGAAAAGAASGTERRGWELATWAMAHSGALGIEQISYAGKMWSAADSGKGWQKATGAAARASGADVRIVTAK from the coding sequence GTGTCTCCCCAGTCCTCCGCCCCCTCCCGCGGCACCCGCGGCAAGCGCCTCCTGCGGGCCGGCGCGGCCTTCGCCGTGCTCGTCGGACTGGGCGTGTACCTCCTCGTGCAGTACATGACCGGCGGCCCGGGTGCGCCGCGCTGCTCGGTGCGGGCCGCGGACGGCGGGCAGCCGTACGAGATCTCGCCGGAGCAGGCCGCGAACGCCGCGACCATCTCGGCCGTCGGCTCCGCGCGCGGGCTGCCGCAGCGGGCCGTGACGATCGCGCTGGCGACCGCCATGCAGGAGTCCGGGCTGCGCAACATCGGCTTCGGCGACCGCGACTCGGTCGGCCTGTTCCAGCAGCGTCCGTCCCAGGACTGGGGCACGGTCGAGCAGATCATGGACCCGGTCTACTCGGCCGGGGAGTTCTACACGCACCTGGTCAAGGTGCCGGGCTACTCACGGCTGCCGCTGACGGTGGCCGCGCAGAAGGTGCAGCGCAGCGGCTTCCCGCAGGCGTACGCCAAGCACGAGCCGGACGCCGCGCTGCTGACCGGCGCCCTGACCGGGCGCGACGGGGCGGCGATGACGTGTTCGGTGAACCGTCCGGCGGACCAGAAGCGGCCGGGCGGCACGGACGCGGTGCGCAAGAAGCTGGTGCGCGAGTTCGGGCCGGACGTCCTGCCGCACACGGACGGGGCGGCGCCGGGCGGCAAGGACGGTGGCAAGGACGGCGGCCGGGTGCTGACGGTGCCCGTACGGCCGGTCTCCCACGGTGACGCCGACGACGCCGCGGACTCCGGGGTCGCCGGGGTCTCGTCGGGCCAGGGGCAGGCCGGCGGCGCGGCGGCGGCCGGGGCCGCTTCCGGGACGGAGCGGCGCGGCTGGGAGCTGGCCACCTGGGCGATGGCCCACTCCGGGGCCCTGGGCATCGAGCAGATCTCCTACGCCGGGAAGATGTGGTCGGCGGCCGATTCCGGGAAGGGCTGGCAGAAGGCCACCGGCGCGGCGGCGCGGGCTTCCGGCGCGGACGTACGGATCGTCACCGCGAAGTGA
- the dapC gene encoding succinyldiaminopimelate transaminase — protein MGTVSSRLPVFPWDRLEPYKTTAAAYADGIVDLSVGTPVDPVPALVRNALTDAADSPGYPTVWGTAALRDAITGWAGERLGATGLEHTNVLPVVGSKELVAWLPTQLGLGAGDRVAYPRLAYPTYEVGARLAGAEPVVYDDPWELDPVGLKLLWLNSPSNPTGRVLSADELRRTVAWAREHGVLLFSDECYIELGWEADPVSVLHPDVCGGSYDGIVAVHSLSKRSNLAGYRAAFLVGDAAVLGELLLIRKHGGMMIPAPVQAATVAALGDTEHVGEQRERYARRRTALREALEAAGFRVEHSEASLYLWATRDESCWDTVGDLAKRGILVAPGDFYGSAGERFVRVAFTATDERVDEAVRRLAQ, from the coding sequence GTGGGCACCGTTTCGTCCCGTCTTCCGGTCTTCCCCTGGGACCGGCTGGAGCCGTACAAGACCACGGCGGCCGCGTATGCCGACGGCATCGTGGACCTGTCCGTCGGCACTCCGGTCGACCCCGTGCCCGCGCTCGTGCGGAACGCCCTCACGGACGCCGCCGACAGCCCCGGCTACCCGACGGTGTGGGGCACCGCCGCCCTGCGCGACGCGATCACCGGCTGGGCCGGGGAGCGCCTGGGCGCCACGGGTCTGGAGCACACCAACGTGCTGCCGGTCGTCGGCTCCAAGGAGCTGGTCGCCTGGCTGCCGACGCAGCTCGGCCTGGGCGCCGGCGACCGCGTCGCGTACCCGCGCCTCGCCTACCCCACGTACGAGGTCGGCGCGCGCCTGGCGGGCGCCGAGCCGGTCGTCTACGACGACCCCTGGGAGCTGGACCCGGTCGGCCTCAAGCTGCTGTGGCTGAACTCGCCGTCCAACCCGACCGGCCGCGTGCTCAGCGCCGACGAGCTGCGCCGTACGGTCGCCTGGGCGCGCGAGCACGGCGTGCTGCTCTTCAGCGACGAGTGCTACATCGAACTGGGCTGGGAGGCCGACCCGGTCTCCGTCCTGCACCCGGACGTCTGCGGCGGCTCGTACGACGGCATCGTGGCCGTCCACTCGCTGTCCAAGCGCTCCAACCTGGCCGGCTACCGCGCCGCCTTCCTCGTGGGCGACGCCGCCGTCCTCGGCGAGCTGCTGCTGATCCGCAAGCACGGCGGCATGATGATCCCCGCGCCGGTGCAGGCCGCGACCGTCGCCGCCCTCGGCGACACCGAGCACGTCGGCGAGCAGCGCGAGCGCTACGCCCGCCGCCGTACGGCCCTGCGCGAGGCCCTGGAGGCCGCCGGCTTCCGCGTCGAGCACAGCGAGGCGTCGCTCTACCTGTGGGCCACGCGCGACGAGTCGTGCTGGGACACCGTCGGCGACCTCGCCAAGCGCGGCATCCTGGTCGCGCCGGGCGACTTCTACGGGAGCGCCGGTGAGCGCTTCGTACGGGTCGCCTTCACCGCCACCGACGAGCGGGTGGACGAGGCCGTACGCCGCCTGGCGCAGTAG